A genomic region of Amphiura filiformis chromosome 6, Afil_fr2py, whole genome shotgun sequence contains the following coding sequences:
- the LOC140154924 gene encoding neutral cholesterol ester hydrolase 1-like yields the protein MATMPSGLTIAIILAFIGVGLYFATLPVPEKLQNPWTLRGMAAVNFLTSQIPISWKCFILKTIRGDYFQGVTRNITDTHFDGVPVRIYQPLDKPQSSLPAIVYFHGGGWVRWDVDFFHGPLTSFSTQIDQVVLVSVEYRRAPEHIFPAAIDDCTDATLYLIRHAKEYQVDANRVAVMGDSAGGNLAAAVSQRLTFDSKYKDVPKLKLQGLIYPCLQAFDLNLPSYQQHGHHVAVPLMKSRMIWYWSLYLQGNDELVKYFATNNHTSSTAKKSSIAEFVSHDHIPNKFKNGEYVPPESDDFGEEGVYESIKKTLLNPDFAPLMRKDLRGLPEAYILISEFDVLRDDGILYGHRLEEAGVKVTKEFYVGTHGMMSDNADYGTFNLYQMQVAVKATNDLVNFVQTHL from the exons ATGGCCACTATGCCTAGCGGGCTAACCATAGCCATTATTTTGGCATTTATTGGTGTGGGTCTTTACTTCGCAACTCTACCAGTGCCAGAGAAGCTCCAGAATCCATGGACACTACGTGGTATGgcggctgtcaactttttg ACATCACAGATACCAATATCATGGAAATGTTTCATATTGAAAACAATTCGTGGGGATTATTTTCAAGGCGTCACACGTAACATCACCGACACGCACTTTGACGGGGTTCCTGTGCGAATCTACCAGCCATTAGACAAACCTCAAAGCTCCTTACCAGCCATAGTGTATTTCCACGGGGGAGGTTGGGTGAGATGGGATGTAG ATTTCTTTCACGGGCCACTTACCAGTTTTTCCACACAGATAGATCAGGTTGTTCTTGTATCTGTCGA ATATCGTAGAGCGCCAGAACACATATTTCCAGCTGCTATAGACGACTGTACTGACGCCACTTTATACTTGATTCGTCATGCCAAAGAATACCAGGTTGACGCAAATCGTGTCGCTGTAATGGGCGACAGTGCAGGAGGTAATCTAGCTGCCGCTGTGTCGCAAAGACTAACATTTGATTCAAAATATAAAGACGTGCCTAAATTGAAACTACAAGGTTTGATCTACCCTTGTTTACAAGCTTTTGACCTCAATTTGCCATCATATCAGCAGCATGGGCATCATGTAGCGGTTCCTCTTATGAAAAGTCGAATGATATGGTATTGGTCTCTTTACCTCCAAGGAAATGACGAGCTGGTGAAATATTTCGCTACAAATAATCACACTTCGTCAACAGCTAAGAAGTCTTCTATTGCCGAGTTTGTATCTCATGATCACATTccaaacaaatttaaaaatggtGAATACGTACCTCCGGAATCTGACGACTTTGGTGAAGAAGGTGTATATGAATCCATCAAGAAAACGTTGTTAAATCCAGACTTTGCACCACTTATGAGAAAAGACTTACGTGGCTTACCAGAAGCGTACATTCTGATCAGTGAATTTGATGTATTAAGGGATGATGGCATCTTGTATGGCCACAGGTTGGAAGAAGCTGGGGTTAAAGTCACCAAAGAGTTCTATGTTGGGACTCACGGGATGATGTCTGACAATGCGGACTACGGTACTTTTAACTTGTATCAAATGCAAGTTGCGGTTAAGGCTACAAATGATCTGGTGAATTTCGTTCAAACGCACCTATGA